In a genomic window of Candidatus Sericytochromatia bacterium:
- a CDS encoding Fic family protein gives MPRFESRWWEPDLSLGEQHRAARGFRYEAYVPDPVAGFTLALPLDLAQELEATVQAVAQLQDLVVVSGLEALSRQLLRAESIGSSRIEGLQLSQRRLARSELAPAQGDALARSVMGNIAAMEAAIQLGSRTVRIEVADLLRIHRQLLEGTEDREVAGRLRTTQNWIGGSSHSPAHAEFIPPPEGEVEPLLADLCDFLAREDLPAIVQAAVAHAQFETIHPFADGNGRVGRALIHTVLRRRGLTPHFVPPVSLVLATNATRYVEGLTAFRAGDALAWCRTFLRTLHAATEHAKRLNADLLALQGRWRKALGHPRSDSAAERLIQLLPAHPVLNAEAAQALVGASAVAVRGALNDLSAAGVLKQVSIGRRNRVWEATALLHLVDDLEWTLATPTVSGLDRRPAPPRPQG, from the coding sequence ATGCCGCGCTTCGAGTCACGCTGGTGGGAGCCAGACCTGAGCCTGGGTGAGCAGCACCGGGCGGCCCGCGGCTTCCGTTACGAGGCCTACGTCCCCGACCCGGTGGCGGGCTTCACGCTGGCGCTGCCGCTGGACCTGGCGCAGGAGCTGGAGGCGACGGTGCAGGCGGTCGCCCAGCTGCAGGACCTCGTGGTGGTGAGCGGCCTCGAGGCCCTGAGCCGTCAGCTGCTAAGGGCGGAGAGCATCGGCTCCAGCCGCATCGAGGGGTTGCAGCTCTCGCAGCGGCGCCTCGCGCGCTCGGAACTCGCGCCCGCGCAGGGCGACGCGCTGGCCCGCTCGGTGATGGGCAACATCGCCGCGATGGAGGCCGCCATCCAGCTCGGCTCGCGGACGGTCCGCATCGAGGTGGCGGACCTGCTGCGCATCCACCGCCAGCTGCTCGAAGGCACCGAGGACCGGGAGGTTGCCGGCCGCCTCCGCACGACTCAGAACTGGATCGGGGGCTCGTCGCACAGCCCGGCGCACGCCGAGTTCATCCCGCCGCCCGAGGGCGAGGTGGAGCCCCTGCTGGCGGACCTGTGCGACTTCCTGGCCCGCGAGGACCTGCCCGCGATCGTCCAGGCGGCGGTGGCGCACGCGCAGTTCGAGACGATCCACCCGTTCGCCGACGGCAACGGCCGGGTCGGCCGCGCATTGATCCACACCGTGCTGCGTCGCCGCGGCCTGACGCCCCACTTCGTGCCGCCCGTGAGCCTGGTGCTGGCTACCAACGCCACGCGTTACGTCGAAGGCCTGACGGCCTTCCGGGCTGGCGACGCGCTGGCCTGGTGCCGGACCTTCCTGCGCACGCTCCACGCCGCGACCGAGCACGCCAAGCGCCTCAACGCCGACCTGCTCGCGCTGCAGGGCCGCTGGCGGAAGGCCCTCGGCCACCCCCGCAGCGACTCCGCGGCTGAGCGCCTCATCCAGCTGCTGCCCGCCCACCCCGTGCTGAACGCCGAGGCGGCCCAGGCCCTCGTCGGTGCGAGCGCGGTGGCGGTGCGCGGCGCCCTCAACGACCTGAGCGCGGCAGGGGTCCTCAAGCAGGTCTCGATCGGGCGGCGCAACCGGGTCTGGGAGGCGACGGCCCTGCTTCACCTCGTGGACGACCTCGAGTGGACGCTGGCGACGCCGACGGTCAGTGGGCTCGATCGGCGCCCGGCCCCGCCACGACCGCAGGGGTGA
- the recJ gene encoding single-stranded-DNA-specific exonuclease RecJ: MPAHPRLYWQTRATSNASSEALRQALGLPPLLATVLAARGWQPGAAVDAFLAEAEEAEPDYTALPGMALAVARLREAILAEESITVCGDYDIDGITATALLLQALRQHGARVDYHLPQRNTDGYGLTTAALDALAAAGSQVLVTVDSGTTALEELAHARALGLAVIVTDHHLPGPRLPPAVAIVNPHLADAPGVLAPLSGVGLAYALARALDAAHPVDGADARDLQDLVVLGTLSDQAPLSQENRRLVKLGLERIRRAPRPGIAALARVAKCNLKQRYIAEQLSQRVIPRLNAAGRMAHPRLALELLLNEDEASSSEMAQHLERLNHERRTLSLVIESEVQALISLNELPRGPAVVLHNAHWHHGVLGIVASRVAGRENRPTLLLAPENGGTWRGSGRSPAHFDLHAALSRVQQHVVRFGGHGQAVGVSVREADMAAFVTALQAEVQAMMGDAAYAPKVWKVDAEVPLGWLSYETVAELDRLEPTGPENPAPLFVARHLRVVRQERRGPENEHLWLELADDTGTLPAIAFGRGGQYPLETPHLDAVFVPLAERWQGRNRLTLKILDLCPSPNQAG, from the coding sequence GTGCCGGCCCACCCGCGTCTGTACTGGCAAACCCGTGCGACCTCGAACGCGAGTTCCGAGGCCCTGCGCCAGGCCCTCGGCCTTCCGCCGTTGCTGGCCACGGTGCTGGCTGCCCGCGGCTGGCAGCCGGGCGCAGCCGTCGACGCCTTTCTGGCGGAGGCGGAGGAAGCGGAACCTGACTACACGGCCCTGCCCGGAATGGCCTTGGCCGTCGCTCGGCTGCGCGAGGCGATTCTGGCGGAGGAGTCGATCACGGTCTGCGGCGATTACGACATCGACGGGATCACGGCCACGGCCCTGTTGCTTCAAGCGTTGCGGCAACACGGCGCGCGGGTCGATTATCACCTGCCCCAACGCAACACGGACGGTTACGGCCTCACCACGGCGGCGCTCGACGCGCTGGCCGCGGCGGGTTCTCAAGTGCTGGTGACCGTGGACAGCGGCACCACGGCCCTGGAGGAACTGGCCCACGCGCGCGCGCTCGGGCTTGCCGTGATCGTGACGGACCATCACCTTCCGGGGCCTCGACTGCCGCCAGCCGTGGCCATCGTCAACCCCCATCTGGCAGACGCCCCTGGTGTGCTGGCCCCCCTCTCGGGCGTGGGGCTGGCCTATGCCCTCGCGCGCGCGCTCGACGCGGCGCACCCGGTGGACGGCGCCGACGCCAGGGACCTGCAAGACCTGGTGGTGCTGGGCACCTTGAGCGACCAGGCGCCCCTGTCGCAGGAAAATCGGCGGCTGGTGAAGCTCGGACTCGAACGCATTCGTCGCGCGCCGCGTCCGGGCATCGCGGCGCTGGCACGGGTGGCGAAGTGCAACCTCAAACAACGCTACATCGCCGAGCAGCTGTCCCAACGCGTGATCCCCCGACTGAATGCGGCGGGTCGCATGGCGCACCCGCGCCTGGCGCTCGAATTGCTGTTGAATGAGGACGAAGCCAGCTCCAGCGAAATGGCGCAACATCTGGAGCGACTCAACCACGAGCGCCGCACGCTCTCGCTGGTGATCGAAAGTGAGGTGCAGGCGTTGATCTCCTTGAACGAATTGCCCCGCGGGCCGGCCGTGGTGCTGCACAATGCGCACTGGCACCACGGCGTGCTGGGCATCGTCGCGTCGCGGGTGGCGGGTCGAGAAAATCGGCCGACCCTGCTGCTGGCCCCCGAAAATGGTGGCACCTGGCGTGGCTCCGGGCGCAGCCCGGCTCATTTCGATCTGCACGCCGCCCTGAGCCGCGTTCAGCAGCACGTGGTGCGTTTCGGCGGACACGGTCAGGCCGTCGGCGTCAGTGTTCGCGAGGCGGACATGGCGGCGTTCGTGACGGCGCTTCAGGCCGAGGTTCAGGCCATGATGGGGGATGCGGCCTACGCCCCGAAAGTCTGGAAAGTGGATGCGGAGGTGCCGCTCGGCTGGCTCAGTTACGAGACCGTCGCCGAACTGGATCGCCTGGAGCCGACCGGGCCGGAAAACCCCGCACCGCTCTTCGTGGCCAGACACCTGAGGGTCGTCCGACAGGAGCGTCGAGGCCCGGAGAACGAGCATCTGTGGCTCGAACTCGCCGATGACACGGGCACGCTGCCGGCGATCGCCTTTGGGCGCGGCGGCCAGTACCCGCTCGAAACGCCCCACCTCGACGCCGTGTTCGTGCCCCTGGCCGAACGCTGGCAGGGGCGCAACCGTCTGACCCTCAAGATTCTCGATCTCTGCCCTTCCCCCAACCAAGCTGGATGA
- a CDS encoding adenine phosphoribosyltransferase encodes MPTPTSLDLETYVRDIPDFPQPGIVFKDISPLLRDAEAFQSAIDRLVAHYRPLAIDYVVGIESRGFLVGAPLAYHLGKGFIPVRKPGKLPYQTEKIDYTLEYGSGSLEIHADALKAGHRVLIIDDLLATGGTVAATRALIERMGGQVAAAGFLIELAFLAGRDRLPGLDVHALLTY; translated from the coding sequence ATGCCCACCCCCACCTCGCTCGATCTCGAGACCTACGTGCGCGACATTCCGGATTTTCCGCAACCCGGCATTGTCTTCAAGGACATCTCGCCCTTGCTCAGGGATGCCGAGGCCTTCCAGAGCGCCATCGACCGGCTGGTCGCGCATTACCGCCCCCTGGCGATCGACTACGTGGTCGGCATCGAAAGCCGGGGCTTTCTGGTGGGGGCGCCCCTGGCCTATCACCTGGGCAAGGGCTTCATCCCGGTGCGCAAGCCCGGGAAACTCCCCTATCAGACCGAAAAGATCGACTACACGCTGGAATATGGGTCGGGCTCGCTGGAGATCCACGCCGATGCCCTGAAAGCGGGGCATCGGGTCCTGATCATCGATGATCTGCTGGCCACCGGCGGCACCGTGGCGGCCACGCGGGCGCTGATCGAGCGGATGGGGGGCCAGGTGGCGGCGGCTGGTTTCCTGATCGAGCTGGCCTTTCTGGCCGGGCGCGACAGACTCCCCGGCCTGGACGTCCATGCGTTGCTGACTTACTGA
- a CDS encoding bifunctional (p)ppGpp synthetase/guanosine-3',5'-bis(diphosphate) 3'-pyrophosphohydrolase translates to MAQKSSVDTDGLFKAIGTYLPAEDQGLVRRAFALAEQLHAGQTRKSGEPYVMHPVEVAKILAGLEADGATVAAGLLHDVLEDCHIDAEELRKQFGSEVCRLVEGVTKLGKISFSSKEERQAENFRRMFLAMGNDIRVILLKLADRLHNMRTLAHMKEEKQHEIARETLEIFAPLAHRLGLGRIKAELEDWSLRYLHPEEYYKLAQLVAAKREEREAIIARIVGDLQGELSKLEIPCKLSGRPKHFYSIWQKMVQQKKEFTDLYDITAVRVLVDSLKECYETLGVVHSLWKPIPGRFKDYIAMPKSNMYQSLHTAVIGPKGSPVEIQIRTFEMHRVAEYGIAAHWRYKEGSRAIGDADQKLTWLRQMLDWQNDLKDAHEYLNTVKEDLFADEVFVFSPRGDVIDLPRGATPIDFAYRIHTDVGHRCVGAKVNGRIVTLDTHLRNGDIVEVINSKTPHPSRDWLKIAATTSAKNRIRQWYKKEHRDENIQLGREGLEREVGRAGLEQLLKSDRALETAQKFNMTTVDDMLAAIGYGELGVTQVLNRLKPEAPPPNLPPEAPKEAPRQKGGGKEKNTILIDGSDSMLVNLARCCMPLPGEPVRGAVTRGRGITVHAAECPNLAQVDPGRIVQVEWAPSASGSTYPVEIEIELMDRVGLLKDVSAKIADIKTNIRAARIRTLRNKSAIINLVIDISDMNHLQRVLATVSKISDVVRANRVTKMRQPPSRSPKATP, encoded by the coding sequence ATGGCGCAAAAGTCTTCGGTCGATACTGACGGCCTGTTCAAAGCCATTGGCACCTACCTCCCAGCGGAGGACCAGGGCCTGGTCCGGCGTGCCTTCGCGCTAGCGGAACAGCTCCACGCGGGCCAAACCCGCAAATCGGGTGAGCCCTACGTCATGCACCCGGTCGAGGTGGCCAAGATTCTGGCGGGCCTCGAAGCAGATGGCGCCACCGTGGCGGCCGGGCTGCTGCACGATGTGCTCGAAGATTGCCACATCGACGCCGAAGAACTGCGCAAACAGTTCGGTTCCGAAGTGTGTCGGCTGGTCGAAGGCGTCACCAAGCTCGGCAAGATTTCCTTCTCCAGCAAGGAAGAACGGCAGGCGGAGAATTTCCGCCGCATGTTCCTGGCGATGGGCAACGACATCCGGGTAATCCTGCTGAAGCTGGCGGACCGCCTGCACAACATGCGCACGCTGGCGCACATGAAGGAAGAAAAGCAGCACGAGATTGCCCGCGAAACGCTGGAAATCTTCGCGCCGCTGGCGCATCGTCTCGGTCTCGGACGTATCAAGGCCGAGCTGGAAGATTGGTCCCTGCGCTACCTTCACCCGGAGGAGTACTACAAGCTGGCCCAGCTGGTGGCGGCCAAACGCGAGGAACGCGAGGCGATCATCGCGCGCATCGTGGGCGACCTGCAGGGAGAACTCAGCAAGCTGGAGATTCCCTGCAAGCTGTCGGGGCGCCCCAAGCACTTCTACAGCATCTGGCAGAAGATGGTGCAGCAGAAGAAAGAGTTCACGGACCTCTATGACATCACGGCCGTGCGCGTGCTGGTGGACTCGCTGAAGGAGTGTTACGAGACATTGGGCGTGGTCCACTCGCTCTGGAAGCCCATTCCAGGCCGCTTCAAGGACTACATCGCCATGCCGAAGTCCAACATGTACCAGTCGCTGCACACCGCGGTGATCGGTCCCAAGGGCAGCCCGGTCGAGATCCAGATCCGCACCTTCGAGATGCACCGCGTGGCCGAATACGGCATTGCCGCGCACTGGCGCTACAAGGAAGGCAGCCGCGCGATCGGAGACGCGGACCAGAAGCTCACGTGGTTGCGCCAGATGCTCGACTGGCAAAACGACCTGAAAGACGCGCACGAATACCTCAACACGGTCAAGGAGGACCTGTTCGCCGACGAGGTCTTCGTGTTCAGCCCCCGCGGGGACGTGATCGATCTGCCGCGCGGCGCCACCCCGATCGACTTTGCCTACCGGATTCACACCGACGTCGGGCACCGCTGCGTGGGCGCAAAGGTCAACGGACGGATCGTCACGCTGGACACCCATCTGCGCAACGGGGACATCGTCGAGGTGATCAACAGCAAGACGCCCCACCCCAGCCGCGACTGGCTCAAGATTGCCGCCACCACCTCGGCCAAGAACCGCATCCGGCAGTGGTACAAGAAGGAGCACCGCGACGAGAACATCCAGCTGGGCCGGGAGGGCCTTGAGCGCGAAGTGGGCCGTGCCGGCCTGGAACAGCTGCTCAAGAGCGATCGGGCGCTCGAGACGGCCCAGAAGTTCAACATGACCACCGTGGATGACATGCTCGCGGCGATCGGCTACGGCGAACTGGGCGTGACCCAGGTGCTCAACCGGCTGAAGCCGGAGGCCCCGCCGCCCAACCTCCCCCCCGAAGCGCCCAAAGAAGCACCGCGGCAGAAAGGAGGCGGCAAGGAAAAGAACACCATCCTGATCGACGGCAGCGACTCGATGCTGGTCAACCTGGCCCGCTGCTGCATGCCTCTGCCTGGCGAACCCGTGCGCGGGGCCGTCACGCGTGGGCGAGGCATCACGGTGCATGCCGCCGAGTGTCCGAACCTGGCACAGGTCGATCCGGGTCGGATCGTGCAAGTCGAGTGGGCGCCTTCCGCCTCCGGCAGCACCTACCCGGTGGAGATCGAGATTGAATTGATGGATCGCGTGGGCCTGCTCAAAGATGTTTCCGCCAAGATCGCGGACATCAAAACCAACATCCGGGCGGCCCGCATCCGCACCTTGCGAAACAAATCTGCGATCATCAACCTGGTCATCGACATCAGCGACATGAACCACCTGCAGCGGGTGCTGGCGACCGTCTCCAAAATCAGCGACGTGGTGCGGGCCAACCGGGTCACCAAGATGCGCCAGCCGCCCAGCCGCTCCCCCAAGGCGACTCCGTGA
- the rdgB gene encoding RdgB/HAM1 family non-canonical purine NTP pyrophosphatase gives MTTILLVSTNPGKLDELRSLFETDEKAESRWQFALTPYPLEVDETGATFIENATLKAQAGAKTFNQPCLADDSGLCVEALGGRPGIHSARYAATPEARIARLLDELAGTSQRQAAFVCAMALAWPDGRLITVEGRCEGTILIAPCGTGGFGYDPIFFHAPSGRTFAELSKAEKNRFSHRAQAAAALKTALAGSAIG, from the coding sequence ATGACAACCATCCTGCTGGTCTCGACCAACCCTGGCAAGCTCGATGAGCTCCGCAGTCTCTTTGAGACGGACGAGAAGGCCGAGTCACGCTGGCAGTTCGCGCTGACCCCTTACCCGCTGGAAGTAGACGAAACCGGCGCAACCTTCATCGAAAATGCAACACTCAAAGCACAAGCGGGAGCCAAAACCTTCAATCAACCTTGCCTGGCGGATGACTCTGGTCTTTGCGTGGAAGCACTCGGCGGGAGACCCGGGATACACTCTGCGCGCTATGCCGCCACCCCCGAAGCCCGCATTGCCCGTCTGCTGGATGAACTGGCGGGCACGTCCCAACGGCAGGCCGCCTTCGTCTGCGCCATGGCGCTGGCCTGGCCGGATGGGCGCCTGATCACGGTCGAAGGCCGCTGCGAGGGGACCATCCTGATAGCGCCCTGCGGCACCGGGGGCTTCGGCTATGACCCGATTTTTTTTCATGCCCCCTCCGGGCGAACCTTCGCGGAGTTGTCCAAGGCCGAGAAGAACCGTTTCAGCCACCGGGCCCAGGCGGCCGCCGCCCTGAAAACGGCCCTGGCAGGCTCCGCCATCGGATAG
- a CDS encoding site-2 protease family protein yields MDGERGWCLGRLAGIPIWLSPSWLFIFALVSLGLGLHAVPGWQPNWPTALSMVFGGLLALCFFAGLVLHELAHALVSRHFGLPVARIRLFLFGGVSEALAEMRTPREEFWIAVAGPVLSVVLAIVWLAVSALCAAWPAPAALVEGSFWLAVANVTLAAFNLLPGFPMDGGRVLRAALWGASGDLVRATRWASGVGRAFAWLLMAIGFFRLLGGEWLAGAWLVTLGWLIDQAAQAAYAEVLVSRALDHISVARLMNATPLTVAPDLSLREAVETYFLPYPFNSYPVVAGQTPLGLLDRDAVLQVPRARWPEVRVADVMSPLAALPALHPHMAAKQALPLLAGAGTGRLPVLEHERLVGLLSQTDVVRYLLWQADGIAPSGSRGREGPA; encoded by the coding sequence ATGGATGGTGAGCGTGGTTGGTGTCTGGGGCGGCTGGCGGGCATTCCCATCTGGTTGAGCCCGAGCTGGCTGTTCATTTTCGCCCTGGTGTCGCTGGGACTGGGCCTGCACGCCGTGCCAGGCTGGCAGCCGAATTGGCCGACGGCCCTGTCCATGGTGTTTGGTGGGCTGCTGGCGCTGTGTTTCTTTGCGGGGCTCGTGCTGCACGAGCTGGCCCACGCGCTGGTCAGCCGTCACTTCGGCCTGCCCGTGGCCCGCATTCGCCTGTTCCTGTTCGGCGGCGTCTCCGAGGCGCTGGCCGAGATGCGCACGCCGCGGGAAGAGTTCTGGATTGCCGTGGCCGGGCCCGTGCTCAGCGTGGTGCTGGCCATCGTCTGGCTCGCCGTCTCCGCGCTCTGTGCCGCCTGGCCGGCCCCTGCGGCCCTGGTCGAGGGGAGTTTCTGGCTGGCCGTGGCCAATGTAACTCTGGCCGCTTTCAACCTGCTGCCCGGTTTTCCGATGGACGGGGGGCGGGTCCTGCGCGCGGCGCTGTGGGGGGCCAGCGGTGACCTGGTGCGTGCGACGCGCTGGGCTTCCGGGGTGGGCCGAGCCTTTGCCTGGCTGTTGATGGCGATCGGCTTCTTTCGCTTGCTGGGAGGCGAATGGCTGGCCGGTGCCTGGCTCGTCACCCTCGGCTGGCTGATCGATCAGGCGGCACAGGCGGCCTATGCGGAGGTGCTCGTGTCACGCGCCCTGGACCACATCTCGGTGGCCCGGCTGATGAACGCCACGCCCCTGACCGTCGCTCCGGACCTCAGCCTGCGCGAGGCCGTGGAGACGTATTTCTTGCCGTATCCGTTCAACAGTTATCCCGTGGTGGCCGGGCAAACCCCGCTGGGCCTGCTGGACCGCGATGCCGTGCTGCAGGTGCCCCGAGCGCGCTGGCCCGAGGTGCGGGTGGCCGACGTCATGTCCCCCTTGGCGGCGCTGCCTGCCCTGCACCCGCACATGGCGGCCAAACAGGCCTTGCCGCTGCTCGCCGGCGCGGGCACGGGGCGTTTACCGGTGCTGGAGCACGAACGCCTGGTGGGGTTGCTCAGTCAGACGGATGTCGTCCGCTATTTGCTCTGGCAGGCGGATGGGATTGCCCCGTCTGGCTCGCGCGGGCGGGAGGGGCCCGCGTGA
- a CDS encoding MerR family transcriptional regulator: protein MSDTTTLTSDQVAQCLGIKSSQVKNWAVRLPVPSWVESDGTRYFPADALGILETIKMMREEEHSYATIRRFIEPLLPANPQPVTEPARVSLSNERVTEVMSVVRPLWNALQHEHAEAARRLARLEQEVVTLRAERAAMQAQLAALSPTRSAAVGARGLLARLVRGLTLRAPEVPHTPDVTLDLRPI, encoded by the coding sequence ATGTCAGACACGACCACCTTGACCAGCGATCAGGTTGCCCAATGTCTGGGCATCAAGTCGTCGCAGGTGAAGAATTGGGCCGTTCGCTTGCCCGTGCCTTCCTGGGTGGAATCGGACGGGACGCGCTACTTCCCGGCTGATGCGCTGGGAATTCTCGAAACCATCAAGATGATGCGCGAGGAGGAACACTCCTATGCCACCATCCGTCGCTTTATCGAGCCCCTGCTGCCGGCCAATCCGCAGCCGGTCACCGAACCCGCTCGGGTGTCGCTGTCCAACGAGCGGGTCACGGAAGTGATGTCGGTCGTGCGGCCCTTGTGGAACGCCTTGCAACACGAACATGCCGAGGCGGCGCGTCGCCTGGCGCGGTTGGAGCAAGAGGTGGTGACGCTGCGTGCCGAGCGGGCGGCCATGCAAGCGCAACTCGCGGCCCTCTCGCCCACCCGTTCCGCCGCAGTGGGGGCCCGCGGTTTGCTTGCCCGGCTGGTGCGTGGCTTGACCTTGCGCGCGCCGGAAGTGCCCCATACGCCCGACGTGACGCTCGACCTGCGCCCCATCTGA
- the add gene encoding adenosine deaminase yields MPLTRDTILAWPKADLHCHLDGSLRLDTLIELARAQGKAAELPTDDRDELQRILEAIDDSHSLADYLVWFKYTIMVMQDAASLRRVAYELVEDAARENVLYIEVRYAPIEHMRGGLSLQAVNEAVLSGLRDAERDTGTKARVIICGLRDRFESESFRLAELAVAYKNEGVVAFDLAGGEAGNPAKLHVHAFAHARDKNLNITCHAGEAWGPESIHQAISDCGAHRIGHGVTLRDDKDLLQYVIDHRIPLEMCPTSNVQTRVVPSFAEHPIQFYARHQVRLTVNTDNRLFSRTTSTEELWRLHQHLGFDEKTLKWIVLNGFKSAFLPYAERQELMNRVLPVLDVSRYTLEPPAH; encoded by the coding sequence ATGCCCCTGACCCGAGACACCATCTTGGCCTGGCCCAAGGCGGATCTGCACTGCCATCTCGATGGGTCCCTGCGCCTGGATACGCTGATTGAACTGGCGCGCGCCCAAGGCAAAGCCGCCGAACTCCCGACGGACGATCGGGACGAACTGCAACGGATCCTCGAAGCGATCGACGATTCGCATTCCCTGGCCGATTACCTGGTCTGGTTCAAATACACGATCATGGTGATGCAGGATGCCGCCAGCCTGCGTCGCGTGGCCTATGAACTGGTCGAGGACGCCGCGCGGGAAAACGTGCTCTACATCGAGGTCAGATATGCCCCCATCGAGCACATGCGGGGTGGACTTAGCCTCCAAGCCGTCAACGAAGCGGTCCTCTCCGGCCTACGCGATGCGGAGAGAGACACAGGCACCAAGGCGCGGGTCATCATCTGCGGATTGCGGGACCGTTTCGAGTCGGAGTCCTTCCGTCTGGCAGAGCTGGCCGTTGCGTATAAAAACGAGGGTGTCGTGGCCTTCGATTTGGCAGGCGGCGAGGCTGGAAACCCAGCCAAGCTGCACGTCCACGCCTTCGCCCACGCACGCGACAAGAATCTGAACATCACCTGCCACGCAGGGGAGGCTTGGGGCCCGGAGAGTATCCATCAAGCGATCAGTGACTGCGGCGCACATCGCATCGGTCATGGTGTCACGCTGAGAGATGACAAGGATCTCCTCCAGTACGTCATCGACCATCGCATCCCGCTGGAGATGTGCCCTACCAGTAACGTGCAAACCCGAGTCGTTCCCAGCTTCGCGGAGCATCCCATCCAGTTCTATGCGCGGCATCAGGTGCGCCTGACGGTCAACACCGACAACCGGTTGTTCTCCAGGACCACCAGCACGGAGGAACTCTGGCGCTTGCACCAGCACCTCGGCTTTGACGAGAAAACCTTGAAGTGGATCGTGCTCAACGGCTTCAAGAGCGCCTTCCTGCCATATGCGGAACGCCAGGAGCTGATGAACCGGGTCTTGCCAGTCCTGGATGTGAGTCGCTACACCTTGGAACCTCCTGCGCACTGA